The following proteins come from a genomic window of Tepidiforma thermophila:
- a CDS encoding UvrD-helicase domain-containing protein, with protein MMLADRDARERILRETRRTMFVEAGAGTGKTTALVGRIVALVADGARIDQIAAITFTEKAAAELTDRVRQQLERAAAGDGEYAGLTEEARARCREAAAGIDGAAFQTIHAFARKLLAAHPVQAGLPPEFDVLDETEEELETREQVRRFLDEIEQGDTTAQAVTVGYALGLQPRHLRGLARKFAADWDRLRGVTFERPGEPDWEPPLRALLDEVDPEGQTRTFPEYFAELCRTADRLEAANRAFERAETAEERVQRLVELLTLAARMPPVKLNKGKRGTFQPVKEGFEAWLEEVRAWTLGNLLPAVQTFALRYAGDRRRSGRLTFHDLLVLAVDLLRTDPAARRAVHERFPHLLIDEFQDTDPLQVELAALIAGEPRTVVAWQETTVAQGRLFFVGDPKQSIYRFRRADIRIYRAAMGAFGSDAVQLTTNFRSARRIVAWVNGVCGRLFDDGGNVQAPWTPLEARPDAPEGEPVRVLGGPVEGAGAGEVREREAAEVALGVLRARAENWAGGEGGTRFEDICILLPRRTGLPALERALADRGIPFRIESQSLMYAAEEVRDLANVLTAIDDPTDQVALVAALRSPLFACTDAELAEHAAAGGRWSYEAAVPDGSPERVRRALERLAAWHRERWTMTPAGLIERLLGECHLLLAALGDLRPREAWRRYRIIAEQARALTVRGSVATLRQFIAWLDQQREEGVRVNEAIAPEPDDDAVRAMTIHAAKGLEFPVVFVMGLGTEGRSNDDARVWWPPEGSGLPPEVRCGSGNGAFATAGFAAVEAEEDAQEAAEEARLFYVAATRAEHALTVSLYRAKKGTEKSLAARVERALEGAPPETWERFEASTGTLPAAPTADGVSSGAPPVPERAAWMAARAALAAKAGRAPVAAASTIAHEGLADVPEEPADELAGPEEPWRKGRAGTSLGRAVHAVLQGIDLATGNGLEEAARAQAEAEGIGDRREEVARLARSALASQAVQAAVASGRYWREVYVGAELDGTVVEGFIDLLYESPDGLVIVDYKTDGLRSAEEIDRVMPIYRLQGGAYAAAAEEATGRRVASVVFVFTEPREERTVPDLDEAMREARERAALLMRRGV; from the coding sequence ATGATGCTGGCGGACCGGGACGCGCGGGAGCGTATTCTCCGCGAGACGCGGAGGACGATGTTCGTGGAGGCGGGCGCCGGCACGGGGAAGACGACGGCGCTGGTTGGGCGGATTGTCGCGCTCGTTGCCGACGGCGCCCGGATCGACCAGATAGCCGCAATTACGTTCACCGAGAAAGCCGCCGCCGAACTGACGGACCGGGTGCGCCAGCAGCTGGAGCGGGCGGCGGCAGGGGACGGCGAGTACGCGGGGCTGACGGAGGAGGCGCGAGCGCGCTGCCGTGAAGCGGCGGCGGGGATCGACGGCGCGGCGTTCCAGACGATCCATGCATTTGCGCGGAAGCTGCTGGCGGCGCACCCGGTCCAGGCGGGGCTGCCGCCGGAGTTCGACGTGCTCGACGAAACCGAGGAGGAGCTGGAGACGCGGGAGCAGGTGCGCCGGTTCCTCGATGAGATTGAGCAGGGGGATACGACGGCGCAGGCGGTGACGGTCGGCTATGCGCTCGGGCTGCAGCCGCGGCACCTGCGGGGGCTGGCGCGGAAGTTCGCGGCGGACTGGGACCGGCTGCGTGGGGTGACGTTCGAGCGTCCCGGGGAGCCGGACTGGGAGCCGCCGCTGCGTGCGCTGCTGGATGAGGTGGACCCAGAGGGGCAAACACGCACGTTTCCGGAATATTTCGCGGAACTCTGCAGGACGGCAGACCGACTGGAGGCGGCGAACCGGGCGTTTGAGCGCGCCGAGACCGCTGAGGAGCGAGTCCAGCGGCTGGTCGAGCTGCTCACGCTGGCGGCGAGGATGCCACCCGTGAAACTGAACAAGGGGAAGCGGGGGACGTTCCAGCCGGTGAAAGAGGGCTTCGAGGCATGGCTGGAGGAGGTGCGCGCGTGGACGCTGGGGAACCTGCTGCCGGCGGTGCAGACGTTCGCACTGAGGTACGCCGGGGACCGCCGGCGGAGCGGCCGGCTCACGTTCCATGACCTGCTCGTGCTGGCGGTCGACCTGCTGCGGACCGACCCTGCAGCTCGGCGGGCGGTGCACGAGCGATTCCCGCATCTTCTGATCGACGAGTTCCAGGACACCGACCCGCTCCAGGTGGAGCTGGCGGCGCTCATCGCGGGCGAGCCGCGCACCGTCGTGGCGTGGCAGGAGACGACGGTGGCGCAGGGCCGGCTCTTCTTCGTGGGCGACCCGAAGCAATCCATTTACCGGTTCCGGCGGGCAGACATCCGCATCTACCGGGCCGCGATGGGCGCGTTCGGTTCTGATGCGGTACAGCTGACGACGAACTTCCGCTCGGCGCGGCGGATTGTCGCGTGGGTGAACGGGGTGTGCGGGCGGCTGTTCGACGACGGCGGCAATGTGCAGGCGCCCTGGACGCCGCTGGAGGCGCGGCCCGATGCGCCGGAAGGCGAGCCGGTACGGGTCCTGGGCGGGCCCGTCGAGGGCGCGGGCGCCGGGGAGGTCCGCGAGCGGGAGGCTGCCGAGGTGGCGCTGGGCGTGCTGCGGGCGCGGGCCGAGAACTGGGCCGGGGGAGAGGGCGGGACGCGGTTCGAGGACATCTGCATCCTGCTGCCGCGGCGGACGGGGCTGCCGGCGCTGGAGCGGGCGCTGGCGGACCGGGGCATCCCGTTCCGGATCGAGAGCCAGTCGCTGATGTACGCGGCGGAGGAGGTACGCGACCTGGCGAATGTGCTGACGGCGATCGACGACCCGACGGACCAGGTGGCGCTGGTAGCGGCGCTGCGGTCGCCGCTGTTCGCCTGCACGGATGCGGAGCTCGCGGAGCACGCCGCGGCCGGCGGGAGATGGAGCTACGAGGCAGCGGTCCCGGACGGCAGCCCGGAGCGCGTGCGGAGGGCGCTCGAGCGGCTGGCGGCGTGGCACCGGGAGCGGTGGACGATGACGCCGGCGGGGCTGATCGAGCGGCTGCTGGGGGAGTGCCACCTGCTCCTGGCGGCGCTCGGCGACCTGCGCCCGCGGGAGGCATGGCGCCGGTACCGGATTATCGCGGAGCAGGCGCGGGCATTAACGGTGCGCGGCTCGGTGGCGACGCTGCGGCAGTTTATCGCGTGGCTCGACCAGCAGCGGGAGGAGGGCGTGCGCGTGAACGAGGCGATCGCACCCGAGCCGGACGACGATGCCGTGCGGGCGATGACCATCCACGCGGCGAAGGGACTGGAGTTCCCGGTGGTGTTCGTGATGGGGCTCGGGACTGAAGGCAGGAGCAACGACGATGCGCGGGTCTGGTGGCCGCCGGAAGGGAGCGGGCTGCCGCCGGAGGTGCGGTGCGGGAGCGGGAATGGGGCGTTCGCGACAGCAGGGTTTGCAGCGGTCGAGGCCGAAGAGGACGCGCAGGAGGCAGCGGAGGAGGCGCGGCTGTTCTACGTGGCAGCAACGCGGGCGGAGCACGCGCTCACCGTATCGCTGTATCGGGCGAAAAAGGGCACGGAAAAATCCCTGGCGGCGCGGGTGGAGCGCGCGCTCGAGGGGGCGCCGCCGGAGACGTGGGAGCGGTTCGAAGCCAGCACCGGCACCCTGCCGGCAGCGCCGACGGCAGATGGTGTTTCGTCGGGCGCCCCGCCGGTGCCGGAGCGGGCCGCATGGATGGCAGCCCGGGCGGCGCTGGCGGCGAAGGCGGGGCGGGCGCCGGTGGCGGCGGCGAGCACCATCGCGCACGAGGGGCTGGCGGATGTCCCGGAGGAGCCGGCCGACGAGCTGGCGGGACCCGAGGAGCCGTGGCGGAAGGGCCGGGCCGGCACCTCGCTCGGCCGGGCGGTCCATGCGGTGCTGCAGGGCATCGACCTTGCCACGGGGAACGGGCTGGAGGAGGCCGCGCGGGCACAGGCGGAGGCCGAGGGGATCGGCGACCGGCGGGAGGAGGTGGCGCGGCTGGCGCGGAGTGCCCTCGCGTCGCAGGCGGTGCAGGCGGCGGTTGCCAGCGGACGGTACTGGCGCGAGGTGTACGTCGGCGCAGAGCTCGACGGGACGGTGGTGGAGGGGTTCATCGACCTCCTGTACGAAAGTCCGGACGGGCTGGTGATCGTCGACTACAAGACCGACGGGCTGCGGAGCGCGGAGGAGATCGACCGGGTGATGCCGATCTACCGGCTGCAGGGCGGGGCGTATGCGGCGGCCGCGGAGGAGGCGACGGGGCGGCGGGTGGCGTCGGTGGTGTTCGTGTTTACCGAACCGCGCGAGGAACGCACGGTACCGGACCTTGATGAGGCGATGCGGGAAGCCAGGGAACGCGCCGCTCTGCTGATGAGGCGGGGTGTGTAG
- a CDS encoding helix-turn-helix domain-containing protein — METFTVEEAAMMLRCGRNKVFELIKQGELPSFQVGRRRMVLRQDVEALIERRMKAAGLGGR, encoded by the coding sequence ATGGAGACGTTCACGGTAGAGGAGGCGGCCATGATGCTCCGCTGCGGCCGCAACAAGGTCTTCGAGCTCATCAAGCAGGGCGAGCTCCCTTCGTTCCAGGTGGGGCGGCGCCGGATGGTACTGCGGCAGGACGTCGAGGCGCTGATTGAGCGCCGCATGAAGGCCGCGGGCCTGGGAGGTCGGTGA
- a CDS encoding carboxymuconolactone decarboxylase family protein has product MPRLRQVPRAEASPEALKAYDRLFGDRDPVAQPGTATGTPGNWWTVFALVPDVLVHAQDGFALLNSRRRTLTPYQRELALVRTGFAAGSQFVFSQHCKAARAAGVPEEKLAAIPAWGVRPVFDAVDRAILAYTDELVLQDGRVQDATFAALREVLTDEAILELTYAVATYRMHATICRALRLEYDDIDERIVEVPAPGQGAGAFDVMGQIQR; this is encoded by the coding sequence ATGCCCCGTCTTCGCCAGGTCCCCCGCGCCGAAGCCTCGCCCGAGGCGCTGAAGGCATACGACCGCCTCTTCGGCGACCGCGACCCTGTCGCCCAGCCCGGCACCGCCACCGGCACCCCCGGCAACTGGTGGACCGTCTTCGCCCTCGTCCCCGATGTCCTCGTCCACGCCCAGGACGGCTTCGCCCTCCTCAACAGCCGCCGCCGCACGCTCACGCCCTACCAGCGCGAACTCGCCCTCGTCCGCACCGGGTTCGCCGCCGGCAGCCAGTTCGTCTTCTCCCAGCACTGCAAGGCCGCACGCGCCGCCGGCGTGCCCGAAGAAAAGCTCGCCGCCATCCCCGCCTGGGGCGTCCGCCCCGTCTTCGACGCCGTCGACCGCGCCATCCTCGCCTACACCGATGAACTCGTCCTCCAGGACGGCCGCGTCCAGGATGCCACCTTCGCCGCCCTCCGCGAGGTCCTCACCGATGAAGCCATCCTCGAGCTGACCTACGCCGTCGCCACCTACCGGATGCACGCCACCATCTGCCGCGCGCTCCGCCTCGAGTACGACGACATCGACGAACGCATCGTCGAGGTCCCGGCCCCCGGCCAGGGCGCCGGCGCCTTCGATGTCATGGGCCAAATCCAGCGCTGA
- a CDS encoding FmdB family zinc ribbon protein, with the protein MPLYDYHCERCGLDFEVSRSIKDSDIPADCPMCNIPAKRVFTAPMMTFTRGAARESLGNPAPASGGARWSHHGHSHGPGTRPHSH; encoded by the coding sequence ATGCCCCTCTACGACTACCACTGCGAACGCTGCGGCCTCGACTTCGAAGTCTCCCGCAGCATCAAGGACTCCGACATCCCCGCCGACTGCCCAATGTGCAACATCCCGGCGAAGCGCGTCTTTACCGCGCCGATGATGACCTTCACCCGCGGTGCCGCCCGCGAATCCCTCGGCAACCCGGCTCCCGCCTCCGGCGGAGCCCGCTGGTCCCACCACGGCCACAGCCACGGCCCCGGCACCCGCCCCCACTCCCACTGA
- a CDS encoding FAD-binding oxidoreductase: MDPDLRRRLEAVVGAAHVLDDPDTRASYETDWTRRFSGPAACVVRPASAAEVAGVLQICRAAGIAVVPQGGNTGLVGGSVPRAGEAVLSLRRLDAIEDFDEVAGEVTVGAGVTLERLQEHVRAAGWDVGVDLASRASATIGGMVATNAGGVRVIRFGPMRHQLIGIEAVLADGAILRRLPGLLKDNTGYDLPGLLAGSEGTLAVITRVRLRLVPLRPARAVALLGLPSLDAALQVVRAVRRAAPGLEAAEVFFPEGLDLVLRHTHLAPPFPRPYPCYLLLECAGPADPAPALAAALEPVADPAATLLATDRADRDRLWACRERHTEAISAEGIPHKLDVTLPADRLAAFEPAVRARLAAVRPAARPILFGHAGDGNLHVNILGLDPDDDAADGAVLELVASFGGSISAEHGIGIAKKPWLSLTRSPADISAMRAIKRALDPAGILNPGVIFDLEPPAPGVAEPPGRV; this comes from the coding sequence GTGGACCCCGACCTCCGCCGCCGCCTCGAAGCCGTCGTCGGGGCAGCCCACGTCCTCGACGACCCCGATACCCGCGCCTCCTACGAAACCGACTGGACCCGCCGTTTCTCCGGCCCGGCCGCCTGTGTCGTCCGGCCAGCCTCTGCTGCGGAGGTCGCCGGCGTCCTCCAAATCTGCCGGGCCGCCGGCATCGCCGTCGTACCGCAGGGCGGCAATACCGGACTCGTCGGTGGCAGCGTCCCGCGAGCCGGCGAAGCCGTCCTCAGCCTCCGCCGCCTCGACGCCATCGAGGACTTCGACGAAGTCGCCGGCGAAGTTACCGTCGGCGCCGGTGTCACCCTCGAACGCCTCCAGGAGCACGTCCGCGCGGCCGGCTGGGACGTCGGCGTCGACCTCGCCTCCCGCGCCAGCGCCACCATCGGCGGCATGGTTGCCACCAACGCCGGCGGCGTCCGCGTCATCCGCTTCGGCCCCATGCGCCACCAGCTCATCGGCATCGAAGCTGTCCTGGCTGACGGCGCCATCCTCCGCCGCCTGCCCGGCCTGCTGAAGGACAACACCGGCTACGACCTCCCCGGCCTCCTCGCCGGCAGCGAAGGCACCCTCGCCGTCATTACCCGCGTCCGCCTCCGGCTCGTTCCCCTCCGCCCCGCCCGCGCCGTGGCCCTCCTCGGCCTGCCGTCCCTCGACGCCGCCCTCCAGGTCGTCCGGGCCGTCCGACGCGCAGCCCCGGGCCTCGAAGCCGCCGAAGTCTTCTTCCCCGAGGGCCTCGACCTCGTTCTCCGGCACACGCACCTCGCCCCGCCCTTCCCGCGGCCCTACCCCTGCTACCTCCTGCTCGAATGCGCCGGACCCGCCGACCCCGCCCCCGCGCTCGCCGCCGCGCTCGAACCCGTCGCCGACCCCGCCGCAACCCTCCTCGCCACCGACCGCGCCGACCGCGACCGCCTCTGGGCCTGCCGCGAACGCCACACCGAGGCCATCTCCGCCGAAGGTATTCCCCACAAGCTCGACGTCACCCTCCCCGCCGACCGCCTCGCTGCCTTCGAACCTGCCGTCCGCGCTCGCCTCGCCGCCGTCCGCCCCGCTGCGCGGCCCATCCTTTTCGGCCACGCCGGCGACGGCAACCTCCACGTCAACATCCTCGGCCTCGACCCCGACGACGACGCCGCCGATGGCGCCGTCCTCGAACTCGTCGCCTCCTTCGGCGGCTCCATCAGCGCAGAACACGGCATCGGCATCGCCAAAAAGCCCTGGCTCAGCCTCACCCGCTCCCCTGCCGATATCTCTGCCATGCGGGCCATCAAACGGGCGCTCGACCCGGCCGGCATCCTCAACCCGGGCGTTATCTTCGACCTGGAGCCGCCGGCCCCTGGCGTCGCAGAACCTCCCGGGCGCGTCTGA
- a CDS encoding phosphotransferase family protein yields the protein MELDELQARLVPFVREKLGDPGARVENVQRGPGHAGFSYFFDAVLSSGERREYFLRLPPPGVKLEGTADLMRQVTAVRALEGTGVPHAPILWAGTEPDWFGLPYFVQPRLPGDTLKDDYPERFSDAQLREMARQAMTALAGIHRVPRERLGYLGEFWGYEFDVTRWDRFYERAAEPELLALQPRVKELLLRNIPHDAPIGLYHGDFQWSNLLYSPEGELLAVIDWELCGVGPTLNDLGWVCVFSDPAAWAHDRGSRMPHADELEAWYWEAMGGRPGDIRWFKALAAYKFGIITGFNLMLHRRGKRHDPHWEEIAPSMQSNMEYALRMLGG from the coding sequence ATGGAGCTCGATGAACTGCAGGCGCGGCTGGTGCCGTTCGTGCGTGAGAAGCTGGGGGACCCGGGCGCGCGGGTCGAGAACGTGCAGCGCGGCCCCGGGCACGCGGGCTTCTCGTATTTTTTCGACGCTGTGCTCTCGAGCGGGGAGCGGCGGGAGTACTTCCTCCGGCTGCCGCCGCCGGGGGTGAAGCTGGAGGGGACAGCCGACCTGATGCGGCAGGTGACGGCGGTGCGGGCGCTGGAGGGGACGGGCGTGCCGCATGCGCCCATCCTCTGGGCGGGGACCGAGCCGGACTGGTTCGGGCTGCCGTACTTCGTGCAGCCGCGGCTTCCCGGCGACACGCTGAAGGACGACTACCCGGAGCGGTTCAGCGATGCGCAGCTGCGGGAGATGGCACGGCAGGCGATGACGGCGCTGGCGGGGATTCACCGGGTTCCGCGCGAGCGGCTCGGCTACCTCGGGGAGTTCTGGGGATACGAGTTCGACGTGACGCGCTGGGACCGGTTTTACGAGCGGGCGGCCGAGCCGGAGCTCTTGGCGCTGCAGCCGCGGGTGAAGGAGCTGCTGCTGCGGAACATCCCGCACGATGCGCCGATCGGGCTGTACCACGGCGATTTCCAGTGGTCGAATCTGCTGTATTCGCCGGAGGGGGAGCTGCTGGCGGTCATCGACTGGGAGCTGTGCGGGGTGGGCCCGACGCTGAACGACCTCGGCTGGGTGTGCGTGTTCAGCGACCCGGCGGCGTGGGCGCACGACCGGGGGAGCAGGATGCCGCACGCCGACGAACTGGAAGCGTGGTACTGGGAAGCGATGGGCGGACGGCCGGGCGATATCCGCTGGTTCAAGGCGCTGGCGGCGTACAAGTTCGGCATCATCACGGGGTTCAACCTGATGCTGCACCGCCGCGGCAAGCGGCACGACCCGCACTGGGAGGAGATCGCCCCTTCGATGCAGTCGAATATGGAGTACGCCCTGCGGATGCTGGGGGGCTAA
- a CDS encoding PD-(D/E)XK nuclease family protein: protein MSAVRVIGTEYGKARVVLARVIAEGRGSDPLAPVTVVVPSNLVALDVRRWLVRERPVANVRFLVVERLAELAAAPRLQARGMRPRTRWLWLEHLRVAAAASGGRLGELADHPATLRRLAALASDLKGAPAEVIERLEAHPEPLVAEAVRVVLAARRATRDLYDDHDLVVEAAAAFREGDPAVREAGTVIFYLPDRMTRAAAELARAAGATVILGLTGDREVDSRSAAWCRLLGADPPGGPPAPRLPGRLASLPDPEEEVRFATREVWRLAEAGIPLHRMAILYGNAEQYASLVHDRLEASGTPHNGPGLRTLGESLAGRAVLGALRAARSEWRRDAVADWLTSAPLVVQGEEVPGHAWDTLSREAGVVRGLGQWQRAEAVVRAGRAARAADSPGLEAWRDAGAAEAKRMAMFVADAADRFDGRRALTVAAWARTAAAALAEWLPRSWLARFNAGAGGGLAEAELAAYDEVVRVLEGLGGATADGASPVGLAVFEATLREALDVPAGRHGKLGEGVFTGTVAEAAGMGFDHVFVLGMAERVFPPQPSDDPLLPERLRRELDGAVPSAAERLVEARRAYLAVAASAGTCVVTAPRVSLRDQRPAQPSRWFLEAAGVLNGGPVYGRDLERWGREPAARPGWLTVVDSFAAWIKAGDGFADVHERDLAEVSRATAEPWRHRLLVELGVQDGITARAERSRMSAAGGSPGIGPWTGAAIGRRLEPGIEFSASALEALTSCPFRFFLGHELRVREAERPEELDTIEPATRGSLVHEVLERFVLEVKQQRHAEVIAGEWTEGERRLLLELADRAFAEYERRGVTGRPASWSATKERIRQDLARFLDEDWRWRAQEGTAIRDAELAFGGGSERTVEYEVGPGRRIAFRGKADRVDVRQDGGLVVIDYKTGSADSFRAAKGSQLAKQDGGWLLQLPIYALAAGQGGGTPPRALYWFISEEGEFERREVTLDSSTEEQFRRVVGEAMALREQGLYPAIAGPPKFDRWHNCRFCPFDRVCPGSDRERLWERWKQDPRLKQFVAVVLREGEPAAEEGEA, encoded by the coding sequence ATGTCAGCGGTGCGGGTCATCGGGACGGAGTACGGCAAGGCGCGCGTCGTGCTCGCGCGGGTCATCGCTGAGGGGCGGGGCAGCGACCCGCTTGCGCCGGTGACTGTGGTGGTGCCCTCGAACCTGGTTGCGCTGGACGTGCGGCGCTGGCTGGTGCGTGAGCGGCCGGTGGCCAATGTGCGGTTCCTCGTCGTGGAACGGCTGGCGGAGCTGGCGGCGGCGCCGCGGCTGCAGGCGCGGGGGATGCGGCCGCGGACGCGCTGGCTCTGGCTGGAGCACCTCCGCGTCGCGGCGGCGGCGTCCGGGGGCCGGCTCGGGGAGCTGGCGGACCACCCGGCGACGCTCCGGCGGCTGGCCGCGCTGGCTTCGGACCTGAAAGGCGCACCTGCAGAGGTGATTGAGCGGCTGGAGGCGCACCCGGAGCCGCTGGTCGCGGAGGCGGTCCGGGTGGTGCTCGCGGCGCGGCGGGCGACCCGGGACCTGTACGACGACCACGACCTGGTGGTGGAGGCTGCGGCGGCGTTCCGGGAGGGCGACCCGGCGGTCCGGGAGGCCGGGACAGTGATCTTCTACCTGCCGGACCGGATGACGCGGGCAGCGGCGGAGCTCGCGCGGGCGGCCGGCGCGACGGTCATCCTTGGGCTGACGGGCGACCGCGAGGTCGACAGCCGGTCAGCGGCGTGGTGCCGGCTGCTCGGGGCCGACCCGCCGGGAGGGCCGCCAGCGCCGCGGCTGCCGGGGCGGCTCGCGAGCCTGCCTGACCCCGAGGAGGAGGTCCGGTTTGCGACGCGCGAGGTATGGCGGCTGGCCGAGGCCGGGATACCGCTGCACAGGATGGCGATTCTGTATGGGAATGCGGAGCAGTATGCGAGCCTCGTGCACGACCGGCTGGAGGCGAGCGGCACGCCGCACAACGGCCCGGGGCTGCGCACGCTCGGGGAGTCGCTGGCAGGGCGGGCAGTGCTCGGGGCGCTGCGGGCGGCACGGAGCGAGTGGCGGCGGGATGCGGTCGCAGACTGGCTGACTTCGGCGCCGCTGGTGGTGCAGGGCGAGGAGGTGCCGGGGCACGCGTGGGACACCCTCTCGCGCGAAGCCGGTGTCGTCCGGGGGCTCGGCCAGTGGCAGCGAGCGGAAGCGGTGGTCCGGGCCGGACGGGCGGCACGGGCTGCGGATTCGCCCGGACTGGAGGCGTGGCGGGATGCGGGAGCGGCTGAGGCGAAGCGAATGGCGATGTTCGTGGCCGATGCGGCGGACCGATTCGACGGCCGGCGGGCGCTGACGGTGGCGGCGTGGGCACGCACAGCGGCTGCAGCGCTCGCGGAGTGGCTGCCGCGGTCGTGGCTGGCGCGCTTCAACGCGGGCGCCGGCGGTGGACTGGCCGAGGCGGAGCTGGCGGCCTACGACGAGGTGGTCCGGGTGCTCGAGGGGCTGGGCGGCGCGACTGCGGACGGGGCGAGCCCGGTGGGGCTGGCGGTGTTCGAGGCGACACTGCGGGAGGCGCTGGACGTCCCGGCGGGGCGGCACGGGAAGCTGGGGGAAGGCGTCTTCACCGGGACGGTGGCGGAGGCGGCCGGCATGGGCTTCGACCACGTGTTCGTGCTGGGAATGGCGGAGCGGGTCTTCCCGCCGCAGCCATCAGACGACCCGCTGCTGCCGGAGCGGCTGCGGCGGGAGCTGGACGGCGCGGTGCCCTCGGCGGCGGAGCGGCTGGTGGAGGCCCGGCGGGCCTACCTGGCGGTCGCGGCGAGCGCGGGGACGTGCGTGGTGACGGCACCACGGGTCTCGCTGCGGGACCAGCGGCCGGCGCAGCCGTCGCGGTGGTTCCTCGAGGCGGCGGGCGTGCTCAACGGCGGGCCGGTCTACGGGCGCGACCTGGAGCGATGGGGGCGGGAGCCAGCGGCGCGGCCGGGCTGGCTGACGGTTGTGGACTCGTTCGCGGCGTGGATAAAGGCGGGCGACGGGTTTGCGGACGTTCACGAGCGGGACCTCGCGGAAGTGTCGCGGGCGACGGCGGAGCCGTGGCGGCATCGGCTGCTGGTCGAGCTGGGGGTGCAGGACGGCATCACGGCGCGGGCGGAGCGTTCGCGGATGTCGGCCGCCGGCGGGTCGCCGGGGATTGGGCCGTGGACGGGGGCGGCGATCGGGCGGAGGCTGGAGCCAGGTATCGAGTTCTCGGCGAGCGCGCTGGAGGCGCTGACGAGCTGCCCGTTCCGGTTTTTCCTCGGCCACGAGCTGCGGGTGCGGGAGGCGGAGCGGCCGGAAGAGCTGGATACGATTGAGCCGGCAACCCGGGGCAGCCTGGTGCACGAGGTGCTGGAGCGGTTTGTGCTGGAGGTGAAACAGCAGCGGCATGCTGAGGTCATTGCCGGGGAGTGGACCGAGGGTGAGCGGAGGCTGCTGCTCGAGCTGGCGGACCGGGCTTTCGCGGAGTACGAGCGGCGGGGGGTGACCGGGCGGCCGGCGAGCTGGTCGGCGACCAAGGAGCGAATCCGGCAGGACCTCGCGCGGTTTCTCGACGAGGACTGGAGGTGGCGGGCGCAAGAGGGCACAGCGATCCGGGATGCGGAGCTGGCGTTCGGGGGCGGGAGCGAACGGACGGTCGAGTATGAGGTTGGCCCGGGGCGGCGGATTGCGTTCCGGGGGAAGGCCGACCGGGTCGATGTCAGGCAGGATGGCGGGCTGGTGGTCATCGACTACAAGACGGGCAGCGCGGACAGTTTCAGGGCGGCGAAGGGCAGCCAGCTCGCGAAGCAGGATGGCGGGTGGCTGCTGCAGCTGCCGATTTACGCGCTGGCGGCAGGGCAGGGGGGCGGCACGCCGCCGCGGGCGCTCTACTGGTTCATCTCGGAGGAGGGGGAGTTCGAGCGGCGCGAGGTGACGCTCGACAGTTCGACGGAGGAGCAGTTCCGGCGGGTAGTCGGTGAGGCCATGGCGCTGCGGGAGCAGGGGCTGTACCCGGCGATTGCTGGCCCGCCCAAATTCGACCGGTGGCACAACTGCCGCTTCTGCCCGTTCGACCGGGTGTGCCCGGGGAGCGACCGCGAGCGGCTGTGGGAGCGATGGAAGCAGGACCCGCGGCTGAAGCAGTTCGTCGCTGTCGTGCTCCGGGAGGGCGAGCCGGCTGCAGAGGAGGGCGAGGCATGA